The following proteins are encoded in a genomic region of Bosea beijingensis:
- a CDS encoding acyl-CoA reductase, with amino-acid sequence MIEHAGHLPGLNREALRWREVSHSAWGESAVIALPELDEAQAATLCAHVRDNARARLKRMETARIVAAIDAAIARLLDRTHPLRRKAEHLLPIVTGYDRETVRLGLTGYLKTFRKPQLQRFLAEDFANPAVLDGFQPTPKGGYLRAHGPQLLLHVWAGNVPALSLWSLICGLLVKAGSIGKLASAEPLTAGWFASLLAEVDPEIGECLAITWWKGGEATTEPIFLREAETVMTYGGNKTLTALRAKLPITTRFLPHGHKIGFGVIAREALDSRKAPALARLAAHDVTRYEQQGCYSPQMLFIERGGRVDPTEFARYVAQELAALASRHPRRALSQGEAASIVSWRAAQETRAMDGTANLLGDPTDAWSVVHVETPEALSPTGLNRTLKLVTVESLDDVPALVAPYRSFLQTAGVAASPERLFRLSEQLGAIGVSRIAPLGRMTAPEAGWHHDGRFSLLDLVTFTEIEQSAETAAEGFAPYVD; translated from the coding sequence GTGATCGAGCATGCGGGCCACCTGCCGGGCCTGAATCGCGAAGCACTGCGCTGGCGCGAAGTCAGCCACAGCGCCTGGGGCGAGAGTGCCGTCATCGCGCTGCCGGAACTCGACGAAGCGCAGGCGGCAACGCTCTGCGCGCATGTGCGCGACAATGCCCGCGCCCGGCTGAAGCGGATGGAGACGGCCCGCATCGTCGCCGCGATCGATGCCGCCATCGCGCGCCTGCTCGATCGCACGCACCCGCTGCGGCGCAAGGCCGAGCACCTGTTGCCGATCGTCACCGGCTATGATCGCGAGACGGTGCGCCTCGGCCTGACCGGCTATCTCAAGACCTTCCGCAAGCCGCAGCTCCAGCGCTTCCTGGCGGAGGATTTCGCCAATCCCGCCGTGCTCGACGGTTTCCAGCCGACGCCCAAGGGCGGTTATCTGCGCGCTCATGGTCCGCAGCTCCTGCTGCATGTCTGGGCCGGCAATGTCCCGGCGCTCTCGCTCTGGAGCCTGATCTGCGGATTGCTGGTCAAGGCCGGCAGCATCGGCAAGCTCGCCTCGGCCGAGCCGCTGACGGCCGGATGGTTCGCCAGCCTGCTCGCAGAGGTCGATCCCGAGATCGGCGAATGCCTCGCCATCACCTGGTGGAAGGGCGGCGAGGCGACCACCGAGCCGATCTTCCTGCGCGAGGCCGAAACCGTCATGACGTATGGCGGCAACAAGACCCTGACGGCGCTGCGCGCCAAGCTGCCGATCACCACGCGCTTCCTGCCGCATGGCCACAAGATCGGCTTCGGCGTGATTGCACGCGAGGCGCTCGACAGCCGCAAGGCCCCTGCCCTCGCCCGCCTCGCGGCCCATGACGTCACCCGCTACGAGCAGCAAGGCTGCTACTCGCCGCAGATGCTCTTCATCGAGCGCGGCGGGCGAGTCGATCCCACAGAGTTCGCCCGCTACGTCGCGCAGGAGCTTGCCGCCCTCGCCTCTCGCCATCCGCGCCGCGCTCTTTCACAGGGCGAAGCCGCCTCGATCGTGTCATGGCGCGCGGCGCAGGAAACCCGCGCGATGGACGGCACGGCCAACCTTCTCGGCGACCCCACCGATGCCTGGAGCGTCGTCCATGTCGAGACGCCGGAAGCCCTGAGTCCGACCGGGCTCAACCGCACGCTCAAGCTCGTCACAGTCGAGAGCCTCGACGATGTCCCTGCCCTCGTCGCGCCCTATCGCAGCTTCCTGCAGACGGCCGGCGTCGCAGCCTCGCCGGAGCGGTTGTTCCGGCTTTCCGAGCAACTGGGCGCAATCGGTGTCAGCCGCATCGCCCCGCTCGGCCGCATGACCGCGCCGGAGGCCGGCTGGCATCATGACGGACGCTTCAGCCTGCTCGACCTCGTCACCTTCACCGAGATCGAACAATCGGCGGAAACCGCGGCAGAAGGGTTCGCGCCCTATGTCGACTGA
- a CDS encoding ABC transporter ATP-binding protein: MSTEPHRSGFVTIERASYRYAASGPAVVDAVDWTIPRGEIHCLLGRSGCGKTTLLKLAAGLLMPTEGTVRIGGEALTGPSLRAGFVFQAPTLLDWLSALDNVLLPVSLKRRPTIADKDAALDLLERVGLADFAMRRPAELSGGQQSRVAVARALVGNPDLLLLDEPFAALDALTREELQDDLLRLCALNGTTALFVTHDIGEAVYLADTVAVMAAGRVTHVRRIELARPRHRDMRYAPGFIAACRELRDAMDGAAAVSRRPAA, translated from the coding sequence ATGTCGACTGAACCGCACAGGTCCGGCTTCGTCACCATCGAGCGCGCCAGCTATCGCTATGCCGCGAGCGGCCCGGCCGTCGTCGACGCGGTCGACTGGACGATCCCGCGCGGCGAGATCCATTGCCTGCTCGGCCGCAGCGGCTGCGGCAAGACCACCTTGCTCAAGCTCGCCGCCGGCCTGCTGATGCCGACCGAAGGCACGGTCCGCATCGGCGGCGAGGCGCTGACCGGCCCGAGCCTGCGCGCCGGCTTCGTCTTCCAGGCGCCGACGCTGCTCGACTGGCTGAGCGCCCTCGACAACGTCCTGCTGCCGGTCTCGCTGAAGCGCCGCCCGACAATCGCTGACAAGGATGCCGCGCTCGACCTGCTGGAGCGTGTCGGCCTCGCCGATTTTGCGATGCGCCGGCCGGCCGAGCTCTCCGGCGGCCAGCAGAGCCGCGTCGCGGTTGCCCGCGCGCTGGTCGGCAATCCCGACCTGCTCCTCCTCGACGAGCCCTTTGCCGCGCTCGACGCCCTGACGCGCGAGGAATTGCAGGACGACCTGCTGCGGCTCTGCGCGCTCAACGGCACCACCGCGCTCTTCGTCACCCATGATATCGGCGAGGCCGTCTATCTCGCCGATACGGTCGCGGTGATGGCGGCCGGCCGCGTGACGCATGTGCGCCGGATCGAGCTGGCCCGCCCGCGCCATCGCGACATGCGCTATGCGCCCGGCTTCATCGCCGCCTGCCGCGAATTGCGCGACGCAATGGACGGCGCAGCCGCCGTCAGCCGGAGGCCGGCGGCATGA
- a CDS encoding ABC transporter permease, with product MIARLPSLLLLIVLIAGWEAWCRFGGLSPLVLPPPSAVLATLWSEIMTGRLWPHLAITATEMALGLGIGAVVGLGTGILLAEFPALSRLLRPYVLASQLVPKLALGPLFIIWFGFGMTPTVVITALICFFPLMENTLTGISEVDASRRELFRMLGAGRLQTLLRLKLPAALPVIMAGLRVAVVLALVGAVVGEFIGGRTGLGASIIAAQSVMDSSLIFALFIVIIALGMLLYEAVRLIERRVLHRFSKG from the coding sequence ATGATCGCCCGCCTGCCCTCGCTCCTGCTGCTCATCGTCCTGATCGCCGGTTGGGAAGCCTGGTGCCGGTTCGGCGGGCTGTCGCCGCTCGTTTTGCCGCCCCCCTCGGCCGTGCTCGCGACGCTGTGGAGCGAGATCATGACCGGGCGGCTCTGGCCGCATCTGGCGATAACGGCCACGGAAATGGCGCTGGGCCTCGGCATCGGTGCCGTCGTCGGGCTCGGCACCGGCATCCTGCTGGCGGAATTCCCGGCGCTGAGCCGCCTGCTGCGGCCCTATGTACTGGCGAGCCAGCTCGTGCCGAAGCTCGCGCTCGGGCCGCTCTTCATCATCTGGTTCGGCTTCGGCATGACGCCGACCGTCGTCATCACCGCGCTGATCTGCTTCTTCCCGCTGATGGAAAACACGCTGACCGGCATCAGCGAGGTCGATGCCTCCCGGCGCGAGCTCTTCCGCATGCTCGGCGCCGGCCGCCTCCAGACCCTGCTGCGCCTCAAGCTGCCGGCGGCGCTGCCCGTCATCATGGCGGGCCTGCGCGTCGCGGTCGTGCTGGCACTGGTCGGCGCGGTCGTCGGCGAGTTCATCGGGGGGCGCACCGGGCTCGGCGCCTCGATCATCGCCGCGCAGAGCGTGATGGATTCGAGCCTGATCTTCGCGCTCTTCATCGTCATCATCGCCCTTGGAATGCTGCTCTACGAGGCCGTGCGCCTGATCGAGCGCCGCGTCCTGCATCGCTTCTCGAAAGGCTGA
- a CDS encoding ABC transporter substrate-binding protein, producing MRALPALLALALSWLAVAPVSAQALDKVTVAGWSQPISEITNLLAEPDKGFFKAKGIALDYIPGNGGGAALQNMLAGQADIAFTDPAALYIALDKGEKLVAIYNIYPQNVFNVVALKSSGIRTAADLKGKRIGVYSLASGTYQNLLVLLHQVGLGEKDVTVQPTGLLNFAPLMQGQVDATAATDTGLLVARAKGLGEANVIEVRDQLNLPSDIFVVKESYYEQNKPLLKRFIAAYRDSATWMIAKPEEAARIAVTRAINGRDEAVNLEIIKLRNASSVSATTEREGLGRFDLDALQKGADTFRSLGLVSRQIDMKTVVKSDLIPAKDNAP from the coding sequence ATGCGCGCTTTGCCTGCCCTCCTCGCTCTTGCCCTATCGTGGCTGGCCGTCGCGCCCGTAAGCGCGCAGGCGCTGGACAAGGTCACCGTCGCCGGCTGGAGCCAGCCGATCAGCGAGATCACCAACCTGCTGGCCGAGCCGGACAAGGGCTTCTTCAAGGCCAAGGGCATCGCGCTCGACTATATCCCCGGCAATGGCGGCGGCGCTGCCTTGCAGAACATGCTCGCGGGGCAGGCGGACATCGCCTTCACCGATCCGGCCGCGCTCTATATCGCGCTCGACAAGGGCGAGAAGCTCGTCGCGATCTACAACATCTATCCGCAGAACGTCTTCAACGTCGTCGCGCTGAAGAGCAGCGGCATCCGCACGGCCGCCGATCTCAAGGGCAAGCGCATCGGCGTCTACAGCCTCGCCAGCGGCACCTATCAGAACCTGCTCGTGCTGCTGCATCAGGTCGGCCTCGGCGAGAAGGACGTCACGGTCCAGCCCACCGGCCTGCTCAATTTCGCGCCGCTGATGCAGGGGCAGGTCGACGCCACCGCCGCGACCGATACCGGCCTGCTCGTCGCCCGCGCCAAGGGACTCGGCGAGGCCAACGTCATCGAGGTCCGCGACCAGCTCAACCTGCCGAGCGACATCTTCGTCGTGAAGGAAAGCTATTACGAGCAGAACAAGCCGCTGCTGAAGCGCTTCATCGCCGCCTATCGCGATTCCGCCACCTGGATGATCGCCAAGCCGGAAGAAGCGGCGCGCATCGCCGTCACCCGCGCCATCAATGGCCGTGACGAGGCGGTCAATCTCGAGATCATCAAGCTGCGCAATGCCTCGAGCGTCTCGGCGACGACGGAGCGCGAGGGCCTCGGCCGCTTCGATCTCGATGCCCTGCAGAAGGGCGCCGACACCTTCCGCAGCCTCGGTCTGGTCAGCCGCCAGATCGACATGAAGACGGTGGTGAAGAGCGACCTGATCCCCGCGAAGGACAACGCACCGTGA